ACAACGATTTCAAGAACAAACCAGCGAAATCTTGACCTTGTGGAGATGCCGTCAATAACATTACACAATTTTTGACGTCTTTAGTGGCGAGATAGGCGCGTACGAGTGGTCTCATCAATTCTTTATAATACACCTTGTAGCGCGTATAATGCTTGCACAGTGACGTTAAATCCTGTAGCCGGTTATTATACAGCAGAAAAGCTAATAGAGGCGTAAACGAGACAGTACCCGGTACGTTATTCAGCAATAATTTCCTTAAAGTAGTAATCGGATCTGCGGTATTTACGTATGGAAATACGTAATCAAGTAAGGTATCGGAATCTATTTCTACACCCTCATTCACCATAGACTTTACAAGCGAAAATATTTCAGCCTCCCCCTTGTCGTGATATCCTCTCAATAGTAAAGGCCAATAATAATGCGGTCGTATCTCGATATTATTACTTCTCATCGCCTGGAATATCGCGAGGCACAGTTTTTCTCTACCCAGCTTCAAACCGATGTCAGCTAAGTCGGTCAACGTGTGTTGGCTGTAACCGGAATCAGTAAAGTCGTTGGCATACTTTATGATATCGTCAATCGGCATGTTTATCATTACCAATTCATTCATAAAGCTATTTACAAAATTCTGCACGATGTCCTTCGTCACGTTGTTCATCGCGAGACAATTTATAATGGTGTGAGCGTCTGTGACTTGATCGGCGCGTACGAGTTCCGCGATCATCCTAGAGATCTCGAACTCGATCTCTGGTACCGAGGtcattagaaaatttaaaacaactgGGATGTGCCTGCTGTTGTTGGACATACTCAGAGCCTTTATTATCCTCAAAAGATCTGTGTTGCTCTGTGGCTCTTCGTTTAATATCTTGACTAGATTCGGAATATCGCCAAGTCTCGCATATCCGCACGCCAGCTCGGTATATGCCTTGGCTGTTGACAGTTCGGCCTCTCGCATTAGTGTTATCGTTCGTTCAACCTCAGCGATATTGCCATTTGTTACGTAATTCTGTACTAACGCATTGACCGCTTCTTCATAGACAGCTATATTCTTGTCCTTTATCATGGACAAGATTTCCCATAAGTATTCACTATTACCTGTCTTTGTAGCTGTGTTCAACAGCAAGCGATAGGTGTTCTCATCCGGTTCCACAGTCATGTTCGTCAGGAACTTCTTGGGACTCACAAACTTGGAGTTCTCCTCGTTAATGCCCAGCAATGTATTGTAATACTCCAACGTCAATGCTTTATCATTCTTCTTCGCCAAACGCCATACCTAAgcaacaaaacaatttatttgagCTATTAGTCTCTTCCTTCAGTTAAAATACTGTTCTTGCGTGGCTTGTATGTCTTTTTTTGTCTACAGAATattggctgcattccgatattcactgttagcaactgtcagtactgaaaatctatagtatacgtgacgtaaaatatagatttgcagtACTAACAGTCAattatcggaatgcagccattGTATACCCACAGTTGTACTTgaagatgaaataaattatgctCTACCTGGCCCGCAAGATGATCCCTCTCGGTTGCCTCTAGATCGGGTAGTAGATTGCCGCAACATTTGAGCAACAGAACGCCAGTATCGTGAGGGAGGTGATAATCGTTCTTGTTGCACAAGTCGATAACCTCCCTCAGACCATCCGCCGAGACCCGGCCTTTCTTAATATCGTCGCAAAACGACATCAGTTTGTGATCGACGACGTCGGACTGCGACGACTGCGGGGCCGTCGTGCCATACGTCCTGTTGCACGTCGCGACGCAAATCTCGAGTCGTAGACCCGTGTGTCGAGGAAGCACGTAACCGACGACATAACCTCCGTGGCGCGGCGGATGACTCCTCACCGTCTCGTATCGCGGAGAACGTAGCTGCGAGCGGACGATGAGCGTCAGGTATCTTCTCAGTTGCAGCATCTTCTCGACCTCTAGCATCGTCGTCAGGTTAGCCGGGTGAGCCGGGTCGGCCGGGTCAGCGTCAACGGAggagctttttttttttgaggttaTAAACTCCAGTTGGAGTTATTGACGCCTTCAGCCCCACCTTTGGGCTATATAGCGTATGATAGCGTATCAACGGAGGAGCAACGGCGAGCGCGTGGTCATGCGAGCGGAGCGCACCGCGCGCGAtcacaatttataattcacaACAACACGCACAAACACGTACTTATCTTATGATCGACGCAACTGAATCTCGAATCTCGGGAGGAATGCTTTCTCGTTCGGTTTCTCGGGATCGAGTTAATATCGGGCTTATATGTGTACATACGTATAGATATATCAGAGAAGAAGCCTGAAGAGAGGCTATCCCGGTCTTTTTCGCGCGACGGGACCGTCGAAAGCCCCTGTGGCCTGTAGTGTCGAATCGCATATTTCGATCAATTTCAATATACGAGATATTTTCAATGCGACGTTTTTTGGTAGTTGTAGCCATGATGTAATAACATCATAGTTGTAGCGCTTTTCGGTTACACAATacgtataagaaaataataaatgttgtttttatgaattttttaaagcatcTTTTGAGGTATATTTTTGAGGTATTGAAATACTTTATAAGTCATTCTACAATTCCAGCAATTTTTCGACTTTTCCGGAATATATTGATGGACAGGAATTTAACgcaaattttgattatttattctttttcgtGCGAGATATCGCGACGTAACGATAAAGAAGGAAATGTCCTGAAATGGTAACATCGTTTCTAAAACGTTGCGTGGTAAATTGATTGATGGCGCCACATTCCGGTTGCAGTCTTGAAACTCGAAACCTCAAGCATGCATTCGGTGTCGAGACTGCAACCGGAATGTAGTGTCATCGATCaattatacttacaattagccgGTTCTCGTTTTTGGACCTCGCCGATAATTTTTgataccttttttttatataacttgcCGTACACTGCCGTAcactataaaaatttgtgtatatatttctatctttcttcgataaatatattacgagatattagatattttaagatatttcgTATTGTGCGAAACTTGATTCGAAGGTTtctaatagatatttatatggCTAACAATAGCGGTGtcatttacaatttaatttctatataattttacgcgGTATATCTCGAAAGGATTGATTCGTTACAgacaaatatatagatttagaAATAGAGATAAATAGGACTCTTTATTCCACAAGAATTCTTcgaaaaatttggaaaaaaccTTAATACTACAACGATTCGTGCTGTCCGTGCTGtcacatattatacatataatatcgcgccgttttgcaaattattaattattctacttGCATTCGCGTTACGATTACCTTCGGGTAATACGCGCCAATTCGCAGTTTGAACAAAAACATACACATTTTTCTCGCGTTCATTCGAATCTTTACGAAGAAAGTCAAACGAAATGTTATTGATCATCATAGCTCGCTAAAAGACGCTTAGAAAACGTTCAATTCTCATCGCGATCTCTAATCGTTTGGATTTCAAATTATCTCAATATTGCAACGGTGCGCctgcgcggcgcgcgcggccgGCCGCCATGACAGTCTCGGCGCGTCAGTTCGGACGAGTACTGAGCGCGGGCCGCTCCGCGATCGATCGTGATTTTCATCCGCCAAAAGTGTGTGACAAGCGCGAATTATTGCCGGGAGTGTTGATCAAAGTTACGGGCGACCGCCAGAACGTATCGGTTAGCGCGAATTCTCGCGATCAGTGCCATGCTGTTTCGTCGACCGTAATCGACGCCTGGGACCGTGGTGCGGACTGCGGAGCCGTGTCAGCCGCTGCGATCAAGTAAGTACAGATTCCGATACCACCTGCGCGCGAGAATGATCCTTAAGGTTCATTACGCGTAATTACGTTCCTCCGAGCCCTCCGAGAGAATCGGAGAGCGATCTGGCGTGCTTTCTGTCGGAAATGTAGCGCGTCGGAGATTTAGATCGTCGTAATTACGTCGAACGCGCCTGCTGCGAGTGGAATTTGTGCGGAAAATTCGAATATCGTGTCGACGGTATATACGGTCGTGATTATTCGCGTTACAAATCTGTCGATCCCGCGAAAGTGCGAGTTAAAAAACGCAAGTAATAACGAGCAATATAATTGCAGTTATCGCGTTCGTTTTATCGATTAGATGCGCCAGATCTCGATGGGTCATGTTAGGGAAACGAAAGTAGTAAAATTCAAACGGTAAGCGAATCGGCCAATCACAGTCATTAATCgtcgaaaaaaatgtaagaccATCTTTAATTCCCAGCTGCGATTGGTCGGCTCGCTTCCCAGGTAGcagagtgacgtcaaatgacgtattgataacgtcttaatgacgtctctaacgtcaataaaacgtcattaagacgtctttagacGTCATCTTGCTACCTGGGTTATCGTTCTTCCGTTATGGTTCAAGAGAACGTTTCGAAGATGGAGTGCGCTCCACTTTGTGTGTCTCTTGTGAAGAAAAAGTTGGCGGGTGCGCCGTGCTAGACGCGTAACGAGAAGAATCGTATTAATTGTTACATCGCGTATATTATGTGCGTAAAACCGATAACGTTTCGCGCGGATATTAACACGGATGCGTCGAGCGGTCGAGCCGGCGCGCAGCGCGGCGTCGTAAACAAGAGGGTGGGGGCTAAGGCCGGGCTCGCTCCTGTATTCTAGGAATTTTCCCCgtcgcgccacgccgcgccgttcgACTCCGACATtaaaaacatacataaaaaCAACGCGGCCGAGTTCGCGCTCCGTGCTCCGTGCTCCTCGCTCCGCGTCGAGGCCACGCATTTTTTTCGAAGTAGCTTTATTTTCAGTCAGAGCTCTCATTTCTTGTGTttatgaacaaataaaaaaagtaaattattatcatttatgaATTATGTGATGTTTTTCACTCACATCTTATTACGCAAAGACATTGATTATTGttggaaaaataaagatgaaaaaCGGCGACATTTGGAACTTATAGAATGGcctgaaattaaattgcgatTTATTCGGTTGTTACGGATTTTATTAggatggtttttttttatacagcgGCATACGGGAGAATAGAATGGTTACAATTTTACTTCTGTtcggaataaaaatatagcaaaGTGCCGATATCGAACATAGTATAAGCagaaattcttaattaatttgctgttattttgtattttttatattattttatttaatactccgtttatattcttttttcttgaaCTGTTTTGCGCGGGTAGTTTTGATAATGGATAGCTTTCTATCTTCCAATTTGCATAGATAATCGACATTTTACTGTAATTCGGTATAATGTGACATGTGACATGACGCGATAATGATAATGGAACGATGAATTTCGGAATTAACagaagtatatatgtatatttccgATATTTCCGATGTTTCCGgactatatatagatatgtatatgtatatgtttttgatattttgtgacaatttataatatagaatacaTTTCACACATCGTGATTCGGTTACATAACGCAAGCACACACAAATACAATGTTTTGTAATGACAGGTATTAAATAAACAGATGTATAAATACGGAGAATAGCGgattaaatagattaaatattatataaatatcgagaccagagatataaataataagtaggAATTAAATATGCggaataaataagtaattaaatgcATGGTATATA
The window above is part of the Temnothorax longispinosus isolate EJ_2023e chromosome 8, Tlon_JGU_v1, whole genome shotgun sequence genome. Proteins encoded here:
- the Bsf gene encoding leucine-rich PPR motif-containing protein, mitochondrial — translated: MLEVEKMLQLRRYLTLIVRSQLRSPRYETVRSHPPRHGGYVVGYVLPRHTGLRLEICVATCNRTYGTTAPQSSQSDVVDHKLMSFCDDIKKGRVSADGLREVIDLCNKNDYHLPHDTGVLLLKCCGNLLPDLEATERDHLAGQVWRLAKKNDKALTLEYYNTLLGINEENSKFVSPKKFLTNMTVEPDENTYRLLLNTATKTGNSEYLWEILSMIKDKNIAVYEEAVNALVQNYVTNGNIAEVERTITLMREAELSTAKAYTELACGYARLGDIPNLVKILNEEPQSNTDLLRIIKALSMSNNSRHIPVVLNFLMTSVPEIEFEISRMIAELVRADQVTDAHTIINCLAMNNVTKDIVQNFVNSFMNELVMINMPIDDIIKYANDFTDSGYSQHTLTDLADIGLKLGREKLCLAIFQAMRSNNIEIRPHYYWPLLLRGYHDKGEAEIFSLVKSMVNEGVEIDSDTLLDYVFPYVNTADPITTLRKLLLNNVPGTVSFTPLLAFLLYNNRLQDLTSLCKHYTRYKVYYKELMRPLVRAYLATKDVKNCVMLLTASPQGQDFAGLFLKSLLKAEYPVYIEDLQLLLEELQKCEIKISQEDATVLKDRLKQNENFNVTTKVANLIDNLVDPNIKISALNRQHPKYMTTKELTYYLMELKSEKVSTKNVLHKLLVAYCNENNLKRAEEIKREYDACQYEWTFGMRAILFELYLKHNKLDEAEALLPDLQVLPAEFQINKFKVVTYATALVKANKPTKAFDVIDTFNAIDDTNVDTQAPCCTLLQTLAQSQYHAHTKDMLDLLVRKNYCQVTTELLRPLVAVPLERNNILDTVDVFAECAQKYGKAPLALQLLTALLEQKDSSRLQNANNYIEQVYNITANTYSVKVANTLLAIALATLDKTEKLQALLENHELSMNCLVYYIINTKTDSDTDGLLNLFKIANANYLDEDVICIRFLSVYSKTGNCDRALELWKIMRTKNIEPSEQFKKNFIQFLLSNKVSLPPELDRQAKRR